ttaaaggatAACAACTGATTCAAAGCAAAATTTGCATCTCTACGTTAAGAGTATGAACCTCCATCTACTGCAATGTTACTTAAAACCACACAAGTAGCATTGAACATTTTCAGTAAACTAGAAATAGAATCCAAATGAGAACCCCAACGAGTATCTCCAGTTCGTTTTAAAGTGCCAATTTGATTAAGCTCCCTTCCAGTTTCAAGTTCACCATTAGCAATCTTAGTAGCAACTTCAATTGCTTGAGCCTCCTTTAATTCATCATTACGTTTGTTAGATGCAGTAACAATGTTGATAATGAAAACTAAATTGGAGAAGAATTGGTGAACAGAAGCTACTTCTCTAGAAACTGCAACTAAAGCAAGTTGAAGCCTATGAGCCAAACAATGAATgtaataggcatatggacattCATGGCAAATTAAAGCTTGCAGGCCATTCCATTCAAAGAtgactaattcatatatatatatatatatatcatctctcataatataaactaaaattgaaaaaatttagggggggccaattttattttacacacatatttacatattatgaattaaaattctcaaaacttagggggggccatggcccccctctGCCCCCCCTGGCTCCGTCATTGCCTCCCCCCGAGGTCGGGGCCTCCATGGCCGCCTCCGGCTGAGAAGCGGGGGTGTCCTCCTCGGTGGGCAAGCCCAGCAGCTTGGAGAGCTTCCTCACTGCAGCAAACACAGCCAAGTCAGCAAAAGGCATGACAGTTTAGAAAATTACGACATGCTGTAGATACAACAGGTAACAAAGGCAAAGTCAGCGTTACAGGTGTCGAGGTTGGGCTCGGGGGTCACCACCTCCCCGGAGGACTCGGACAACGTCCCCATCAGCCCGGCCGCGGAGATCTGCTTTGTAGAAAGCTTGGTGGCATAAAGCTTCACTTGGGAGCCCGACAGCTGGCTGAGGGTTTCGTAGTCCAGGTCCTCTTGGTAGGAATCGGCCTGGACCTTTCCAACCTTCCACACGTTAGGGGGAAAATGTGTGGACTTGACAAAGAAGAAGTCCTCCTTCCAGTTTTTCACGGAAGAAGGGATTCCGTGGAACAACTCCTGGGCGCCTTTCCCTTCCCGGGTTTTGGGACCGCGGCGGGAGAAGTAGTACCATCCAGGGAGGGCGGCCTTAAGGATGAAGGCAGCTTgaaaaagggagagagagtaGGGGATATCGCAAAGCAGGCAGTAGATCAGGAATCCGGTGATGATCCTGATAGAGGTGGGGTGGACTTGAGTGATTCTGAGTCCCCAGTAGTTCAGAATCTCGGTTAGAGCTGAAGGAATAGGGAGACGGAGCCCTGCGATGAGCTGCTCCCTATAGATGGCAACGAAGCCGGGGGGAGGTCGGCAGGCTCGGTCATCGGGTCCTGCCACCCTCGGCTCGTAGGCCGGAGGAATGGAGTAAGACTTGGCCAGCTCGGTCACGGCCTTGGGCGACAGGGTGGCCTCCTGCAGGTCAGGATACCCATAGGAGAACTCGGGATCCTCCCCCTGCTCGGAAGCAGGGGTCCCCTGAGCAGGGGTCCCCTCAGAGGGACCCCTGTCCTCCCCAGCTCCACCCTGGGCTCCGCCAGGGAAATCGTTGGGAGATTGGGGGGAAGGGATGGAGGCGGCCTGCCGCGCGATGAGGGCGTCAAGCTCAGCTGTTTCCTCCACGGCTCGGGCTGAAGGGGAGTGGGCGGAAGGAGAACTCATGACGACTACGGGGTCAAGCAGATCAGGGTTGGAAGCAGAGGAtgaagaaggagaaggagagggagaagatgaagatgaagaggAGATGAAGATTCTGGTGGTTCTACGACGGACGGGAGTCTGGGAGGCGGTGGAAGTGACGTCGGAGAGGCCCGACATAAAATGCAAAGGATGGCAGGAGGAGGAGAGGAAATGTGCAAAGAAAGGGGGAAGGACTTACTAGCGGACAAGGAGTGTATTGGGGTCGAAGCGGCATCGCCGGAATCTGGGTGCTGTTGGCCGGAAATGCACTACTGGGAGGTGGAAATGCACGAAGAGGGGAGAAAATGGCAAATGGGGTTAACCGGAATTTGGCAGCCCCTATTTATGGGGAGCGAAATGGGGGGAAGACGGTTACTTGAATTTGAACCGTCCCATGCGAACACATTTAATGGGGGTACGGAGACCGAAGGGCTGCTACAACTGAAAGTACGCGGACGCCACTTCCCAATGTCAGCACTGTCACGGAGTTGACCGCGACAGAGCAGCGTGATGAGGGGCTTCCACGTGGCTAGGTGATAGATCAGGTCTGCCTGGGAGCCTGACCTAATCAAGTGCAGAGGCCCCATCCTGGGCCTGTACACGTGGCAGCCCTGGGTCGACCCAAGCTGGGCTTGCACCCCGGGCCCACGGGGAACCAGTCCAGGGTGCGCGGCGGTTAGGGCTCCGGGaggctcctgagagctaccccGCAGAGGGTGAGAAGAATCCCCCTCGGCGCGGAGTAGGGAGCTATCCACGGCAAGTCCCGGAACGTACGGAGGTCAGACTCTTCAACAGGTATAAATGGTAACCCATACCTACTGTGCGAGGGACGCTCACTATTCGGCTAATCCACTCTGACTAAGTTAATCCCCGTGAACCCTCctcaccggaaaactaacttgatcatcggagtgccctcggggacCACCTCGGGGCCCCCTTTGTGAGATCACTTCTTTCTGTCTTGTAGGCTTGGGACGAGCTCTTCCATCAGCGCTCCGAGCTTATCAGGTCAGCTCGGCTAGGGGAAGTTCAGTGCTTCTTCAGTTGGCGTCGTCTGTGGGAACCGAAGATACGAGTATTCGTGTTGATGGCGAGAACGCGTTCCAAGCGAACCGTGGATAACACCGATCCCGGAGCCGGCGAGGGATCCCGGCGGTTGGAGACCGAGGCAGCCCGAGGCGCCGGGGGCTCGACCCTTTCGGGGGAACGGAAACAGCAGATCTACCAGTTTGTGACCGAGAACCTCCCCATGCTGGAAGACATCATCCGGCAGGCGAAGGAGGGTGGAGAGGCTGGCGGTGCGCAGACCTCTAAGGCGAAGGGGAAGGAGAGGGAGCCGCACCCCATCCCCTCAGAGGACGAGTCGCGGGACCAGCCCCCCAGGAGGAAACGATCGCGGACTCCTCCCAGGCCACAGGCCTCGATGGTCGGGGACAGTGAGAGGTATTCTCGCGACCGATCCGCCGGGGGTCGGTTGAGGAACCTCTTCTCATGGAAGCTTGCGCGGAACGAGCCGGAGCGCTCCCCCGCCCGGTCAATCAGGAGCCGGCCGCGGGACCCTCCTCGATGGCAGCCCGTCCGGGACGAGCTCGAGCAGATCCTGCGACCACAACCGTACTAGGATAACTATGCAGCCTCACCCTTCACTCGAGAGGTCGAGGACTACCCGTTACCTCGGAGGTTTAAAATCCCGAACATCGAGCTGTACGATGGCTCGACTGACCCGGAAGACCACCTCTCGGTCTTCCTGACGCACATGCGTCTACAAACCGCCGCGGATGCCCTCCGCTGCAAAACCTTCCCCATGTTTCTTAAGGGTAAGGCACGGCTCTGGTTCCAGGGCCTGGCACCGGGGTCTATCCGGGGTTTCACCGAGCTGGCCAGAAAGTTCGCTGCCCAGTTCGTCACCTCGAAGACTTATTCGAAAAATGCGGCCCACCTGATGGCCGTCAAGCAGAAGCCGGACGAGTCCCTAAAGAATTTTATGACGCGCTTCAACACAGAAAGCCTGCAGATTAGGGATAAGGATGAAAATGTGGTCATGGCTGCCTTCATGAACGGGCTAAGGGTAGAGGAGCTCTACTACAAGCTTGTCGAACAGCCCCCCAAGAATCTGGGAGAGCTCCTGACCCGGGCTCACGCTGCTGCTAACGCAGAGGAGGCCGGCCGCCTGAAACGAGAATCAGATCGTGAGCTCGGGGAACGGAAAGGGCGGCTAAACCCCCCTGAAACCAAGGACGGCCAAGCCAGGAAGAACGTCTTCGATCGCCTCTGTAAGGATAGGGCCCCCGCTCCACCGCCGCTCCCTGAAAAAGGGTACACCCCCTAACTCGGCCAAGGGCACAAATCCTGGCTGTCATGGAGACAGAGGGCCTAGGAGACCGGCCGCCTAAAATGGGCACACCTTGGAATAAGAGGAACCAAGACCGGTACTGCGCCTTCCACAGAGACGTCGGGCATGACACTGAGGGGTGCTGGGCCCTAAAGAGGGAGATCGAGGACCTCGTTCAGCGCGGCTTCCTGGGGCGATTTGTGCGACAAGGTCGCCCAGGCCAGGAGCCGGGACGCACCTACCGTGGAGAGAGAGGAGAGGGCCAGCACCGTGACCGACCTGATCGGCGTGGCGCACCCCGGGGCTATTCCCCCGACCAGGACGCCCAGAACTTGACTGGTGTGATAAACACCATTGCCGGCGAGCCCACGGGGGGGACAGCCATGCAGCTTGGAAAAACAAGCGATCTCCCCCCGAGGGGGACGACTCCCTAAAGCGCCTGCGCATGGACGAGGAGATCACCTTCGGGCCGAGGGACGCGGTTCCCCTAGCATCTGGGAACCATGAGGCCATCGTCATCGATGTTGTGACCAACAACTATCGAGTGAAGAAGGTATACGTCGACCAAGGGAGTGCGGTCGACATTATGTTCTATCGGGTGTTCAAGGAGCTCGGCCTGGAGGATGGACAGCTAACTCATGTGCGGACACCTCTGGTAGGCTTTACGGGTCCACCCATCAACCCGGAGGGAATGATCCCCCTGATGGTCACAGTCGGTCAGGCACCTAGATGCCGGACCATCCTTGTCAACTTTGTGGTGGTCAAGCAGCCGTCCCCGTACAACATATTTCTAGGCCGGCCTACATTGAATGCCCTTTGAGCTATTCCTTCGACGCTCCACCTCAGCGTCAAATTCCCCACCCCCGGGGGAATTACCGAGGTTCATGGGGATCCGGAGGTAGCCCGAACTTGCTACCTAGCCATGCTCCGGGGACATGAGAAGGTGGTCGCACAGGCGACCAGCTTGGAACCATACATCCCGGGGGAGGAGGAACAGCTGCTAGACACTCAGGACGAGGTCGAGGAGTTCCCGTTGAAGGAGGATAGGCCCGACCAGGTAATCCGCATCCGGGCGTCGCTTCTGCCCAAGGAGAAGGTTGACTTGAAGGCCCTCCTGAGGGAGTATGCCCAGGTTTTTGCTTGGACGGTTGCGGACATGCCCGGGGTTTCGACCGACCTGGCCGTCCACCGCCTCAACATGCCTTAGAGGTCTGCGCACCGGCAGCCTCTCCCCCCTCCTTCGCCTGCCGGATGATGTCTTCCAGCATGGGGAGGTTCTCGGTCACAAACTGGTAGATCTGCTGTTTCCGTCCCCAGAAAGGGTCGAACCCCCGGCGCCTCGGGCTGCCTCGGTCTCCAACCGCCGGGATCCCTCGCCGGCTCCGGGATCGGTGTTATCCACGGTTCGCTTGGAACGCGTTCTCGCCATCAACACGAATACTCGTATCTTCGGTTCCCATAGACGGCGCCAACTGAAGAAGCACGGAACTTCCCCTAGCCGAGCTGACCTGATAAGCTCGGAGCGCTGATGGAAGAGCTCGTCCCAAGCCTACAAGACAGAAAGAAGTGATCTCACAAAGGGGGCCCCGAGGTGgtccccgagggcactccgatgatcaagttagttttccggtgaTGAGGGTTCACGGGGATTAACTTAGTCAGAGTGGATTAGCCGAATAGTGAGCGTCCCTCGCACAGTAGGTATGGGTTACCATTTATACCTGTTGAAGAGTCTGACCTCCGTACGTTCCGGGACTTGCCGTGGATAGCTCCCCACTCCGCGCCGAGGGGGATTCTTCCCGCCCTCTGCggggtagctctcaggagcctCCCGGAGCCCTAACCGCCGCGCACCCTGGGCTGGTTCCCCGTGGGCCCGGGGTGCAAGCCCAGCTCGGGTCGACCCCGGGCTGCCACGTGTACAGGCCCAGGATGGGGCCTCTGCAGTGTACTTTGAAGCATCGTGGGCCCGGGGTGCAAGCCCAGCTCGGGTCGACCCCGGGCTGCCACGTGTACAGGCCCAGGATGGGGCCTCTGCAGTGTACTTTGAAGCATTGTGTGATGCTATATTTATAGGCTGGAGGGAGGGAGTTTCCTTATAGGATTTTGAGTCCTAGTCAAGAGGGAGTCTTGCTAGGGTTTTATCCGTGGATCCCGAAAGGCTTGGGAGGCGCGGCCCATTAAGCCCACATGGCTTGCGGGGCGGTGGAAACGGCCGAACTGATACTCTTTATGTCCGAGCTGCTCTGACCGAGCTGCCCTATCACAGCATCCGAGCTGACACGTGGCATCCGTAGATTGGTTGGCCGAGCTGACAGGTCATCATGTTCGAACTGACACGTGGCTATTGGGAAATTTGCCCCACTACACAGACCTTCTTACAATTTGTGAAGAGGGTTATACCGAAGTATCTTCTTCGTACAAAGATGCATTGCGGGCACTTGCCATCAATGATAGTTCTTCTGTGTTCTTGGATGAAGAAACAGTCCGAAAGGCCTATAAATGACTGCACAGATATCATTAATCCTGTGCTGCCTCAGTTTGAAAAATACAACGCCCAAAATCTAGCACTTCAGAGGATCTCAGTTGCTGCTGCTGATATATATATCCAGCGACCACCTAAGTCTTGGGGCCTGCAAAAGTTGAGTCCTCGGGCCTTTGAAGGACGTATATAGCTTTGAGACTGGCGTTAGATTAGATATATATTTTAATTCATTTCTATCCTGTTTACTTGTTTCTTTCACTAGTTTGAAACTCGGACCAGACACCGTCTCGGTCAAGCGAGTTGATGGGTTCAACCAATAAGGTTGGGTTCAAAAACTGAAGAACTTAATGATGTAATAATGAAatcataaatatatattaattctaaataaaaaaataatataaaaaaactACCTTTGAATCTGGCAGACTTGATGAGTTTTATAACTAAAGTAGTGGCATAGTTAAAATATTGTTCCAGAggaacaaaatata
This portion of the Coffea eugenioides isolate CCC68of chromosome 11, Ceug_1.0, whole genome shotgun sequence genome encodes:
- the LOC113751485 gene encoding uncharacterized protein LOC113751485, with the translated sequence MRLQTAADALRCKTFPMFLKGKARLWFQGLAPGSIRGFTELARKFAAQFVTSKTYSKNAAHLMAVKQKPDESLKNFMTRFNTESLQIRDKDENVVMAAFMNGLRVEELYYKLVEQPPKNLGELLTRAHAAANAEEAGRLKRESDRELGERKGRLNPPETKDGQARKNVFDRLCKDRAPAPPPLPEKGYTP